AGTGATGTGCTTTTGTGCTGGGGTGGAATGCTGTGGTTGGGCTGATGTTCAAGTAAATGACCTGACTTCTCCAGTCAAATTTGAACTGATTCCTTTCAGTGTTTATTCTGTGTAGACTTAAAAAGTTGAAAGGAAACAATGATGGTATGTGCAACGCTTTTTACGCGGTCATAACCAAAGCTGTAGTTTGAGACTCacctctctctctgctgtttgCAGACACGCCTCTTGTTGAAGAAGTGGTGTTTTATTGTAGTAACTCCTTTCCTGGAGTTACTTTTGTACACCTCTGAATATCTCTGTAGTGCATACAGCCAAACCTTCCTTGTAGCACTGAGGGCTTATCTTCTCTTCTGCAGTCTGATCCACTGCTGAAGGCTTCCCAACTGGAAGAGGAACTTTATCAACTGCAGaatcttgaaaaataaaaaaatcccaattatGTGATAATCAGTTCTCCAACTAAGCACCTTGCTAGATTTTTGAGAGAATTGTCAGTAAAAGCCTTGTGATGCTTGCTGCATAAAGTATCTAAAACCCATGCAGAATTGATATAATGGGACCAAATTTGACTGGGAATGTTCTCTACTATCTGAGGAGCCAAACTTTTAGTGTGGTTGCTGGATTTGAATGTGTTTTGAGGGTGATATATTCACAGCCATGGAGTTCCTTATTTCTGGCTGAATGTTAATTTTTGTAGTAGTCCTGTAATGAGACCCTTTCGTGACATTTTTAGCACAATGATTATGTCCAAGCAAGAGCCAATACTGGATGGTCAACAGCTGTTTGCTTAATCTAGCAAGCCTGTTAGCAGAGATTAATAGAAGCATCTCTGAAAACTGGGTGGCCTAAACTCTGATTTCCAGTGGGAGCCACTGATTCAGTCAGGCTGATCTTGAGTAAACCACCAAACATTCAGTGCTTCAGATCACTGGGTGTGAAGTACTTGCTGTGAAGTTTTGCATTGGGTGTTGACACAGAGTTTGCTGAGACAAGCCATGACTCCCTTCTGTCCATATTTGCATTCCCCCATGAAAATGTTAGGggacaaaaaacccaaattaaaaaaaaacccttcaggtCAAAGAAATAATATGGAAAAAGTGAAATTATGAGCTCTGTAAAGAAAGGGGATGTTGTGTGCCTCATCCTACCTCGCACCCTGAAGTCTTGATTTGACCTCCAGGTAAGAGTATGCAGTCAGAGAAGTGTTTGTGCTGAATGCCACATTGCTCTATGATCATTATTTAATGAAAACCACACATGACAAATTATCAGGCAAGATACTTTGTTCTTTGCTGTAGAACACATGAAACAGCCCCTAAAATCTGTCAGCCTGCTGgtgctgtttgtgtttttttggagATGGCTGTGTTGGTAACAGTTGGCTCCTGCTAGTCTAGGTTGAGCAGTTAATGGCTATTGAATTCCTTCAGCATCAGTAATGCCAGCAGCAGACTGGGGCTGACACAGGAGACAGTGATTTGAAAAGAGGGAAAGTCGAAGTTAGTGATGCAGAAGCACGGTGGGTGCACACACGTGGGACAAGAGGCTTTCCAGAGCTTTTGCTGACAAGGGATGCAATTAGTTAGAGCCAAATCCACTGGGTTCTGCCTTGTTTATTATCCCTAAGGACTGCTGTTtgttcagctgcttttccactTGTCTTCTCTTTTCAGTATGAAGGACTGTCTGTAAATCAGTCTGAAATGTTGAGCTGGCATGATTCCTGCGGTCAGAGACTGAATTCAATTGGAAAATAGGTAAAGTTCTCCAGCTATTGAAACAGGCTGAGCAAACATGTAGGATACGCTGCCCTTTGGGAACCTGGGGTGCCATTGGGGTCAGATATGGCTGGATACACGGTCACAGAAACCCTCTCCTGGCTGTAGGGCAGAAATGAATGCTACAGCCATTTCTGCAATGGAAAGATGACTCTCTGGAGTAGAAAATGCAAGTAAAGAGATGGCTCCGTGTGCTCATTTCTCCATCCCAtcctcttttaaaattatatctaTGGAGTCAATGAAAGCTCTGGGCTTTCATAAAGGTTTCCTTTGAAATTTAGTCTGAAATTCTACTTCTAGAGTCAAAGCACCAAATATCCTTATGTGATTGGCTCCTACCAACTCTACCAACAAAGTCTTTTTTTGAGTTAATTCAGTTAGAAAAAGGTGTTTCTAGAGGAtattttgggaattcccagtGAGCAAGTATGGAAACTCTCCATCCTTTTTAAAATAGCTCTGTACATAAGGGCTCACCAGAAAACCCTCTGGAGCCAAAGGAAATATTCTAATACATTCTAGTAGTGAAAATCCTGTTAAATCAAtatcttttcttcctctttttataAATTTTGTCATCCTAACCAGTTTTGGGTTTGACATCACCCTTTTTCCTTGTGTCTGTTCTATCCTCTTGTTCCTCTGGGTAATAATTGTTGTAGCTGCTGTTCAAGGATCATCATTTGGAAGGACAGTCTTGTCTTATGATGATGAATGGTGGGGAAACAATAGCTTGATTTCTTATAAGCACGCAGTGCATCCTAACCAGAGCAGCCTCAACTGGAACCGGTGATGTCTTTGAAATGCAATCATCCACTTGAGCTGTAGCTAAATGTACCATAAATGTTACTGACCTCACATCTGCCTCAACTGAGGATTTGTCTTGGCTGGGAAAGCAGACAGCAGGGTAGTCATGCTGACCATGATGCAGGgctcccaaagcagcagctgccttgctCTGACTTATCCTTCTAATCACCACCTCACTCACCTGACCCAAAGTAGCCTTTGCTGTACTGAACCATATCCAGCTGGGATAGATCACCAGCTGTTGTCACTCACAGACACCATCACAACCTTTCCCCTCATGTGAACGAGCTGTAACTTAAACCAGAAGTAAAAGCTGTGCCATGTGAATTACAGGTGTGTGTTTCTTTCTCGGTGGGAGCCACATATTCAGAAAAAAGTCTCATCTCTAAAGCTTGCTCCTTCAAATACAGTTAATGGGATAACTGGGGAAAGATAGAGCAGAAAATGAGGTGGCAATGAGTGTAATTCAGGCTGTAAATGCTGTCAGTGAAAAATTAGACTGGTTTTAAGAGCACAGCCAGGATCAACAGCTCAGCTTCTCTGTCTGGATGAACAGGAGCTGGGTTTACAAGACTCGGAGATTGTCTCTGTTTTCACACTAATAACTTGCAATTAGGACTTGGTGGATGTGACCACATTTTTTGAACAAGTTATCCTTTTCCAGTAagctcagaaaataattttacctCTGGTTAGTGCTACAATATTACTCAAAAACAGATGCCAGTTTTACATTTGTACCTTTGCTTTTTCCACTTATGCTTATCTTAGGATAACATTCTCAAGGACATGCACACTCATGAGTACACAGTGGTGGTGTCCCTGGTGAGCATTTTCTGAATCCCTGGTCCTCAGGCAAAAAATGACGCGGCCAAAACCTGTGCCAGTCATGGTTTTAGCTGTGCACAGttccctggggcagaggggatgTTGAAAGTCTTATGCTTTCTTGGGCAGCAGTCAAGGGCTCTGGAGTGTCTGGTGTCACATGAATGCAAACCTCGGCACTTCTCAAATCTTGATTCCTCTAGCACCCTTCATCAATGAATCTGCTCTTCTCTAATTACTGCTCATGCCTCAAGCACTGTGGAGGGATGATCTGATTGCATGAAACACTAGATCTGACTCCTGCTTTACTTAGaaagaagagcagcagagactcATTTTCTGTGCCACCTCGAGCTTCTTACCATGGACATAAAGTTAATAACTCAGTAAGCCTCTTCCAGCCAGGACACCCTGTAAGGAATACTTCCCTTCTTACAGGACCAATAAAGGAGATTCAGACATTCAGAATTTATGGGAGTTTGGTGCAAATGAGTTGCTCTCTAGTGAGTAGGTGggtgctgctctccatccaGTGAGACTTGGGGTGGTGTGGAGGGAGAGCTGTCCCTGAGGAGGGGGAGTGGTGGGAAAATCTCTGAGAGCTGGGGTTGCATCATTGCCACTGAGCTTTAGTAAATGCAGTGTCCCAcagtgtcccagcagctgagTCTTTACAGAAGGGcaagcagaggagagggaatgCCAGTTTCACATTTTAACAGAGGGGGGATTAAATATTTGGTCTATGGTGGGGAGAGTTGCTATGATTTCAGGCACTGCCATTGCCTCAGCTCTTACAGACCTTTGGGGAAGACAGGGTTAACACTCACCCCCACACACAGCCAGCACTGAAGGGGGAAAAACTAACTTCTGAAGCCAACATTTTAGTAGAGAAAAGGCCCTCTAATGAGAGTATGGAGCAAGCCCAGTGCTTGTTACTATGCTGATTGGGAGTGACAAGTATATCTCTGGATATTAGGGAAGTAGTTTAAAATATGCCATAGTTTTTAGCATAATAAGATGCACTGCAGATATGTTACATCCATTTTATTCTCCACAGCTgtttacaaaaggaaaaaaatccccaaaaccctgAGATTGGAGCAGCTGTAGTCACTCAGCTGTCAATATGGGACAAGgctctttctgctcttttatttccacttcactctgttctgctgctcATATTTGGCTGTTCTGTGAATTTGCAGatcatgagatttttttcaaactgCTTTTGATCTATACAAAAAGACTCACCCCGTTCTCATTTGAATTCATTAATACTTTGAGTaggcattttaattttatgtttacTGGCTTGTTTCCCTTTGTAATGTTATCTAACTGACAAGTTTGTCATGCTCTGCATTACCTTTAGACTTTTGAATCTAAaacatttcctctttcctgaAAGCTATGATAATTTTCAGAGATGCTACAAAGGCATCTTCATTTCCTCAGGAGAAAACCTGAATTACCCTCAGCTTTGATTACTAACAAATCAACATTGAAACATGTAATTTCTTTTACAGCATGAACAAAGTATATTTTACACCATCAACTATAGTTTGAattgtagtttaaaaaaatctgcttaaGCACTAACAGCAGCATTTTGTTTGTGATTTCCATGCCAGGGAAGTCACAGCATTAAAGGAATTTTCTGTGTTGGAGTTTTTCCTACAAAAGTCTGCTGTCTTTTTCCCAACAATTGTGAATTTAGCACAATGTACAGAATTTTAGCAAGAACCCTCATTCCTAAACATTTGGCCAGAAGGATGAGGAAAGGATGTGGTTTTTGTTGATCAAGCACAACCATTTCAGTGGAGAAAATGCACTACTGCTGGTCAGACAATTGATCTCCTTGGTGGGGTAGTGATGTCTTTGGGGAGGGTATAGGTCTTAGCAAATCACCAAACTGTGAATCGTTCACTGTCAGAAGCGTTTGGCTTGTCTCTTCTTTAAGTTCTTGTGGTCACATGTGGTACAGTGGGCTTGAGAAAGGAATGTGTTTTGGATGACCAGGATGATGAATGTATGATGCTTCACATTTATTTGTAATGTCCTTTTTATACTTAGAAATTGCTTACATGTGTATCTGTatgtaaataaatgtttaatCCTTTCCACTTGGTGTCTAAAGTGttggatttgtttggtttttgattTGGACTGCAGAGCAAAGTTGCCTTAAATACAAAGCATTCAATTGACATGATTTGACATTAGACCAGCAAATGAGTGGCTACTGAGGATTTTCTGCTTGGGCTGAGCATACGGAGGCTCTTGCAGCACTGAGACCTCACAAGAAGAGCAGATGTagagctgctgcccatgggaGCAAGGTCCCTTTGCAgtagaagagggaaaaaaaaaaacaaaaccaaagctcAAAATAGGAGAAATTATAGAGATTTGAAATGCCAAAGAAATGCCAGCATCAGGCACTAGAGGGTGGCCTTTGACAGGGGCACCGTCCACCCACTGACCTTGCAAACCTATGGCAGGTTAAACTCTTGTTCATGCAAGATGCTGGATTTGTGTAGGATAAATGCCAGATGAGGTTTGGATGCTTTGGTTGTCTTTTATTCTTTGACCTagtcatttttttgttttttaatgccATTCCTTCTGTTCAGCCTTCAACTTGCTGTTTTCATCCTCACTGAACTCCCCTGGAGTTCCCCAGTGACCTGCCTTCCTCAAGGCCTAAAATCCTTTTGGACAAGATCTCCCATTTTAAGCCTTTTGTCTTTTGGTAAATGCATTTCAGTTTATGCTCTGACTTCTTCTGGGGATCAGGTTTCCtcccctgtgctctgccccACATCAAAGATGACTCCTGCTAACACTTAACACCGGGAAACAAGCTGTGAAGCTTGAAGACACCATGTGTCTTTTATTGCCTCTTCCGCTGACCTTGAAGCTCCTTCCTTGGTAAATGTCTGACATGAGGGCTGGACCATCTGCTCTTCCTTCCCCAGGAAGCTGGCAATTTGAGTCTGTGAGAGAACAGACAGGTATTTGGATAGGGAAAAGTCCCTGTATGCTTCCAGGTAGGTACAAGGCAAAGACAGGGAAGGAAACATCCTTCAGATGCTCAGACCTCTTGGGAAGTGAATATTTACAGAAAGAGAGGAGGGCTGGAGTGTGTTGCTTTTGGGAGTGTGTTATGTGTTGCTTTTGCTGGAGAAAACAGACCAAACTCTTCCTGGGGAAAGGTGAGTGGCAGCTCTTCCTTCCAAGGAGCATGTATCCAGTGGGATGTGCGACCTGCTTCTTGTTCAGCAGGTGTAGCAGCAAGGGTACAGCCCTGGTACGGCCAGGCTTTGCCGAGGGTGAAAGGAAGGGGAGCACACAAACACTCCCTGCAAAAAGGGAACAAGCTGCCCAGGGGAGCACATGCAAGGCTGACTGACTACAGGAGCTTTTTGTGCCTCTCTTCCATCCTCTCGGGCTCAAAGTCTCCCTACCGAGCATATGGGGAGCTCTGCCCAGAAGATGCCATCTTGCTGACAGGGGCCTGTCACACAACAATACTTTTTGCTCTCACTCTGTGTGCAGTCCTCTTGCACAAAGCACAGGAGATCTGAGTGCTCTGCTTTAATTTCAATGGTATGGCACAGACAGTCCTGCTTAATTTAAAATCTAGTCTTGATTTATGGATTTCTATGCATAGGGAATCAATCACAAACCCAGTGTGCATTTTCAGGAGTTTTATTACCCTCAGAATTAAACATGCTGAGCTTTAGTCTTTTTGTACAAGCTTATAATTATAATCACATCAGCCTGCACCAAAGCTATCACTTACCCTggtatgtgaaaaaaaatcactcatgCTGGACCAAACATTTCATGTCAAGATGCTGTCAGGTATATGATGTAGAAGCTCTAGCAGTGTTTCATAGCCAGCTGCATCAAGTCTCTGGTGTCTCACTTGGATCAGCTCTAACTCCTGGTGATAGAGTGGGTATCAGTCCAGTTCATCACAAGGGAGTGCTTAAAGAGCCAATGATAACTGCAGTACCCTATTATGTGCTGTAGTAGAAACAACTGGTTTCAAGTGTTATGATGTCTTAAAACCTTTTCTGTATTGCCTTCCCTCTGCTCAGTAATTTGGGTATGAGTAACGCTGTCTTTCACTTCATTTCTTCTACATAAGCTATACACGCAGATTTATAATTTCCAGGCAGGCAACATTTCTTGCTCCTTTTCCACTTGCCCCAAGGGTTCATCAAGTTGGATTTTATTTgcaatacataaaatattttcaataggCACAGCACTTGGTAAATGCAGGCATGAGTCCAGGCCTTTTCACTTGGCCTCATCCTAGGGCCCTCCCCTACCCCAACTGAAGCAGCCCTGGTGTGGTTATGGTGTACTGATTTGCTGGGCTAAAGCTCAGCTGCACAACTCAGCAGCAGCTTGCAAAGCCCTTGTTActtctcctggctgtgccaggaggccTTGCGTGGGGAGCTCTGCGTCCTttacagcagagccctgccatGTTCTGCAACATGTTCTGCTGTCACTGGCACCACACTTTGCAAGCAACTCTACTCACAGGTTACCTTGGTCACAGAACCACGGAATGGCTTCTGTGACCcattttgggttggaagggacttcaaagATCttgttccaatccccctgccatgggcagggacaccttccactacaccaggttgctcagagctgcatccaacctggccttgaatgctttcagggatggggcatccacagcttctctgggcaacctgtgccactGCTCACCACCCTCAcggtgaagaatttcttctgtgtatttaacctaaatttcccctctctGTTAAAAAACATCATTAGTTTATCAATTAAACATTGTTAAAAATTGTGATGCCTGATTCTGCTCTTTTTCTATCTCTCTCTTTGCTACAGCAAGatgttcctttttcttctgtttatgtCTAGGGTTCAGGAACTGCAGAGCTCTAGGCTTGGACCTGTCAGAAGAAATCTTGCACCTCTTTCCACTGCCATCTGCTATTGCAGGATCCTTAAATACCAGTAGAACTTTTGTGCTGTGCTTGAGATTCTTGCTGGGGACAGCAAGAAGAGATAAGGTCTTTCAGTGAtctccagagctgtgctcccTGTCCTTTCAATGCCAGGCAAGTCTTTGAACTTGTGCCTAAATTTCAACTGtaaataatgaggaaaaaaaaataaccaaaccaaccaaTGCTGACTTGAAAAAGCTTCTTTGTAGAAGGAAGTTACCTGTGCAGACCTGCTGCATAACCATGTGTGACTTTTTCTCGGGTCAGCCTACAGGAATGTCTGCAGCCTCAGCACATCTGCACCCTTGGCAGGAGAGGCTGTACCTCATTTATACCCTGCTCAGCCACAGGAAAAGCTTGTTTCATTCCAAATACCCTCCTCCCTCCCATCTCTCAAAGGGAAAAGCATTTGATTAGAAGGTGCAGAACTTAGGCTAGAGACTGAGAAACTGAAAATGTTTACCTGTATGTTCTGTGATGGTGATCTATGCTAAAAATCATGGATAAGGAACAAGGTAGTGAGAATAAATGCCCTTATTCCTGAAAAACTCTTCTGAACAAAGAGAGAGGCTTAAGTAGATGCTGTAGAAATTATGAGGCCTCAAACATAGGAAGATAAAAACATCTGCCTTGCAGCTGAGAAGGAGCCAAGTAACTCCTCCCTGTCACCAGTCACAATGTAAATGGTTCATATTCATTTTATACCTCAAAAGAAAAAGTCACAGCAAGTACTTTTAGGTCTGCTTCTGGGTCTACAAGTGTGGTGCATCCCCTTCACCCCCTTGGGCCACAGTAGGACCTTAAAACACTCACTCACAACAAAATGTCAGCTGCTCAGATCCTGTGACACTAGATTCCCACATCCTTCTGCAGAACCTGATCTACAAGCTTACAAACAGCAGATCCAAGATTTCTCTGTTCAATGATCCCAAATGCAGCTGGTTTGGATTTGGGATACAGAAGACCTtaaaggaaggagagggaatACACTGTCAGGAATCTGCCACTAGCAGTCTTTAACTTGAAAAAGCCTGGAGGAaaactgggagctgctgccaagctCTCAGGATGGCCCCCTCCACCCAGCTCAAGGCTGTCACAGGATCTCAATGGGCTCAGATACAAGGCACCATCAAATCTTCAATGAAAATTTGGCCCTTCTCCCGAGAGTCATCAGGCAAAAATGTGGAGTGGACATGGATTCCAGTGCTGCTCTTGTGATGAAAAGACAGCAGTGAACATTAAAACACTTCACCGACTTGTACTTTATGAAGTGAGATGTATTCAATACTCACACATTTACAAAAGTGTTTATTGCACATCCTCATTAATTTTCAAGAGAATATAGTAACTAGAAATTCTCATTTCCCTCATCTCTGTGGTACAAAGGTCTGAAAATAAACCTAATTCCTCTTTGCAAGATACATGCCGACAGGTGTATAAACAATTTAACTTTTAAATAGCTCTTTTCTTCCACCAGATAATTCcctaaagtttaaaaaaattaaaaagaacacAACATAGAAATGTATCTTTCCTAGTATTTTGGCTTCTTTGAAAAAGGGGTCTGTGCTTGGAGGAACAGCTCAGGGGACCAGACAGTTGGCCTTTCCAACACAACCCCTGAATAATTTCCACCTGACAGGTGATTCTCACCTTCTGAAGGGGAGCAAGTTTTCAGGACAGgatcttttaaaaacaaggtCTTGGTGACACTTGCAGATAAAGGAGTTGTTAGAATCCTGGCTCTTTCCCCAGGGCTTATTCTCTCATTTTGGATGagattttcataattttcacttctctttctgctttcagaaataGAGTTCCTGCCAGTGTGCTCACAGGTGGATTGCAAGTCAGCAGCCCAGCTAtctgcttttaaatttaaagatgCAGTTGGTTTCAGCCCTTTGGTTGAAGATGGAGGGATCCACTCCTCCAAGCTGGCAGGCAGTTGGCTGTTCAGGAACTTCTGGGAAGCAGAGCTAACACCTTCTTTGTCTTTCCTGCTCCTCGGTCTCTCACGTTTCACTAACTTGCCagtcagctgctgcagcagagtgtTCTGAAAGGAAGACCTGGATCGCTTGCCTTGGGAATGgattttagtgggatttttaggggtgaAGAGGGTGATGAAAGAGCTTCTTTCCCCAACAGGCCATAGTTTCTGCAGAGGTTTTGTCATAGGAGTTGACTGTGAATGAGGAACGAAGTCCTGAGCACAAACTGAACTGCATTCTGAATCCCTAAAGGAGTAAGTTACAGGTGTACTGTGCTTGCTAAAAGCATGACGGCACCTGGGTAGGGATGAGCTCAGTTTTGAACTGTTACAAGGAACACCTCCAGGAGAAAGCACTGATTCAGCTGTGACCTCTGTCAAAGTATCTTCCTGTATTGAAGAACTACATGATTTATTTAAGAATTCCACAGGTTTTGCTACATCTCTTACGCTTGCATCAAAGAGATCAGCAGAAGCATTGTAGCTGCCTTCAGGGAAGATGTTGTTCCACTGCAGCTCTTTCCTACTAACACTTTTGAAGGTATTATCTGACAGTTCTGTCAATggttttaattctcttttataTATACTTCTTGCATTGTTGGGAGCTGGTGGATCAGAGACCTGGGCCTCTGTGAATGTAAGATCTGTCTTCTGGCTCGGTGTAGAAtagttttccttattttcacaAGAAGCTAAACAGCCTTCACATGCAGAATGCACACAGGTGGCTGTCTTACTCTTTTTTGAACAGGAGGTTTCTCCATGCAGCCTAATAAAAGACCAAGACGAATTTGCAGGGtcattatttgtttctttggaGCGCACACATCTGCTCTGAGAAACAGAAGGCTCTGGTGTAACTGGTGAGGACGCTCCACCTTCCTTGAGGGTTGAAGATAAATCACTAGGGGAACACTCATATTGTGAGACATCACTTGGAGGGTTTGCATTTGACTGAAGACAAGCAAACACTGTGGTCTCCCAACTATCATTCCCTACTGCTGGCAAGAGCCTCCCTGAGACACTGGCTGCAGGCAAATCACCTACAGCTTGCCTGGAATATGATTTGCTAACATTTACACCCAACTTGCTGCTCTCAAGATGGACAAGTTTGCCTGCATCAAGGCTGGGTGATGTTACAACACTCCTGCCATTCTCTATTCTGGCTAACAATTCATTTAGGCTTTCTGAGAATGGGAGCTCTTCCCAAAGGATGGAGTCCATCTGAGACACTCCAGCTACATTTATGTGATTAGGAGCTGAGGCATCTCTCTTGCAAGCAAGGGCATTGTGGGATTTTTCTGGATAAGAATAATTTCTACTATTAGTTTTTGGGTAATTGTTTTTTACCTCAGATTCCAAGGGATGTTGTAACAACTTGGAACTGTTTCCATATGAACATTTGGTGTTTGAAGAGGAAACTCTCTCCAATTTATCCGTTGCAGAGATACTGTCAGTCCAACTAAGCTGTGAACTTGATTCATTATCCTTCTCTTTATCCCCTTCCT
The nucleotide sequence above comes from Molothrus aeneus isolate 106 chromosome 2, BPBGC_Maene_1.0, whole genome shotgun sequence. Encoded proteins:
- the DDIAS gene encoding DNA damage-induced apoptosis suppressor protein, with amino-acid sequence MNSVQGLLAASVISIQNSCFIYPACQNCFSRLILDSRRFNCLKCGCTGEAKDASYRYRLSLKIADTNDLFDITVFGSCLDPFFGVTAENLQRYIQDFNQLSGETSTESSARALVQAVETCFIGKRFIFGVKVCAREDGGHSAASSILQKCSRINRSTKNLVACQIFPPSAAVTGFTVISYLDHLLQSAQFRSCKNSSDLPDASSAPIDEPLSELSSLSSLSRSSCSVQSSGRESFLGCWQQSLSLTSSVAWVTTEEFPTLEVRKLVSEPHEQEGKPVSAELGSVSLNNQTLWDSQFLISSVEEGDKEKDNESSSQLSWTDSISATDKLERVSSSNTKCSYGNSSKLLQHPLESEVKNNYPKTNSRNYSYPEKSHNALACKRDASAPNHINVAGVSQMDSILWEELPFSESLNELLARIENGRSVVTSPSLDAGKLVHLESSKLGVNVSKSYSRQAVGDLPAASVSGRLLPAVGNDSWETTVFACLQSNANPPSDVSQYECSPSDLSSTLKEGGASSPVTPEPSVSQSRCVRSKETNNDPANSSWSFIRLHGETSCSKKSKTATCVHSACEGCLASCENKENYSTPSQKTDLTFTEAQVSDPPAPNNARSIYKRELKPLTELSDNTFKSVSRKELQWNNIFPEGSYNASADLFDASVRDVAKPVEFLNKSCSSSIQEDTLTEVTAESVLSPGGVPCNSSKLSSSLPRCRHAFSKHSTPVTYSFRDSECSSVCAQDFVPHSQSTPMTKPLQKLWPVGERSSFITLFTPKNPTKIHSQGKRSRSSFQNTLLQQLTGKLVKRERPRSRKDKEGVSSASQKFLNSQLPASLEEWIPPSSTKGLKPTASLNLKADSWAADLQSTCEHTGRNSISESRKRSENYENLIQNERISPGERARILTTPLSASVTKTLFLKDPVLKTCSPSEGENHLSGGNYSGVVLERPTVWSPELFLQAQTPFSKKPKY